A single Tachypleus tridentatus isolate NWPU-2018 chromosome 9, ASM421037v1, whole genome shotgun sequence DNA region contains:
- the LOC143225263 gene encoding uncharacterized protein LOC143225263, which yields MWIMWTIILLAKVSNGLRITYLDVPQSVHSKQEVRLGCMYDLEKDSLYSVKWYKDDLEFFRYVPKEDPQRQFFPLDGINIDFTRSNKEVVYIQDVQMSTGGSYRCEVSADAPSFRTVSMEKVMVVKADTGGAERRCYDIKILSTLCLLNLALGNGIACLN from the exons ATGTGGATTATGTGGACTATTATTCTACTTGCTAAAG tatcgAACGGTCTGCGAATCACATATCTGGATGTACCTCAGAGTGTTCATTCCAAGCAGGAAGTCCGACTTGGATGTATGTATGACTTGGAGAAAGACAGCCTCTATTCCGTCAAGTGGTATAAAGATGACTTGGAATTCTTTCGTTACGTTCCAAAGGAAGATCCCCAGCGACAGTTCTTCCCCTTAGATGGCATTAATATTGAT TTCACCCGCTCCAACAAAGAAGTTGTGTATATTCAAGATGTACAGATGTCAACTGGGGGAAGCTACAGATGTGAAGTATCTGCTGACGCTCCTTCATTTAGAACGGTGTCTATGGAAAAAGTAATGGTCGTCAAAG CTGACACAGGTGGAGCAGAACGAAGATGTTATGACATCAAAATACTATCCACACTGTGTCTTCTGAACCTGGCTCTAGGAAATGGAATTGCATGCCTCAATTAA